One window of the Archangium primigenium genome contains the following:
- a CDS encoding type IV pilus modification PilV family protein, with product MQPRIVSRPRAGFTTIESLIAAVVFLVGLVGLLSALVQARGATSQARRIMQATDVANDLAEQIHLWKFSDDRLADNATGPCTEDPLDKKNVLLDPDENSSKTYRDCMHGESMLTFNGAKFGGLRTPSFTDEEGHPTRFDRYYIVKKQAVREGVERKQIWVKVRYFDAGQPRVITTQTLLINMGGV from the coding sequence ATGCAGCCACGGATTGTTTCGCGCCCCCGGGCCGGCTTCACGACGATCGAGTCGCTCATCGCCGCGGTGGTGTTCCTCGTGGGCCTCGTGGGTTTGCTCAGCGCGCTCGTGCAGGCGCGCGGGGCCACCTCCCAGGCCCGCCGCATCATGCAGGCCACGGACGTGGCCAACGACCTGGCCGAGCAGATCCACCTCTGGAAGTTCAGTGACGACCGCCTCGCGGACAACGCGACGGGCCCGTGCACGGAGGACCCCCTGGACAAGAAGAACGTGCTGCTCGATCCGGACGAGAACAGCTCCAAGACCTACCGCGACTGCATGCACGGCGAGAGCATGCTCACCTTCAATGGCGCCAAGTTCGGCGGCCTGCGCACGCCCTCGTTCACCGACGAGGAGGGCCACCCGACCCGCTTCGACCGCTACTACATCGTGAAGAAGCAGGCGGTGCGCGAGGGGGTCGAGCGCAAGCAGATCTGGGTGAAGGTGCGCTACTTCGACGCGGGCCAGCCGCGCGTCATCACCACCCAGACCCTGCTCATCAACATGGGAGGCGTGTGA
- a CDS encoding prepilin-type N-terminal cleavage/methylation domain-containing protein produces the protein MDRRRRGFTLIELMVSSAVTFVTVLAVSAAFLGYTQSFYTQAGIRGGQASLRQTHLMVVRNLRMAGYGMEPPLAFDFPAGWGRDGTNSVNRSNQLSFRMRNPAFNAFASNVGSTSITLAEPLTEGLRKGQVIQVVCTGALDWTYAQLSEDAPKGSAALPLEVADPDGKFPRMNKFTPLCFNSAGGSAKTAIFKIDVFHYSVRLVDDDGDATTPGRPYLFRRHGLGEKNPLEDNYGEPVAEDIEAMRVSFLREDGSSFIPDPIEPAPGYYTPLDDPLRKNNSPANIRAVVIGLVARSSTRDSGANKDMMNDIPAFGRKLVLSGKDLIELPEEALTTDPVTNKPIAYGFRRVVSEMTVQVRNMRSSELPMPVYSLNAGTPDECKGKLPTDNFNCAGG, from the coding sequence ATGGACCGGCGGCGGCGAGGCTTCACGCTCATCGAGTTGATGGTGAGTTCGGCCGTGACCTTCGTCACGGTCCTGGCGGTGTCCGCGGCGTTCCTGGGCTACACCCAGTCCTTCTACACCCAGGCGGGCATCCGCGGCGGCCAGGCGTCCCTGCGCCAGACCCACCTGATGGTCGTGCGCAACCTGCGCATGGCGGGCTACGGCATGGAGCCGCCCCTGGCGTTCGACTTCCCGGCGGGCTGGGGGCGCGATGGGACCAACTCGGTCAATCGCTCCAACCAGCTCTCCTTCCGCATGCGCAACCCCGCGTTCAACGCGTTCGCGTCCAACGTGGGCAGCACGTCCATCACCCTGGCCGAGCCGCTGACGGAGGGCTTGCGCAAGGGTCAGGTCATCCAGGTGGTGTGCACGGGCGCGCTGGACTGGACCTACGCGCAGCTGAGCGAGGACGCGCCCAAGGGCAGCGCGGCGCTGCCCCTGGAGGTCGCGGATCCCGACGGCAAGTTCCCGCGGATGAACAAGTTCACCCCGCTCTGCTTCAACTCCGCGGGCGGCTCGGCCAAGACGGCCATCTTCAAGATCGACGTGTTCCACTACTCGGTGCGCCTCGTCGACGACGATGGCGACGCGACGACCCCGGGCCGTCCCTACCTCTTCCGGCGCCATGGGCTCGGGGAGAAGAACCCCCTGGAGGACAACTACGGCGAGCCGGTGGCCGAGGACATCGAGGCCATGCGCGTGAGCTTCCTGCGCGAGGATGGCTCGTCGTTCATTCCCGACCCCATCGAGCCGGCCCCGGGCTACTACACGCCCTTGGACGACCCGCTGCGCAAGAACAACAGCCCGGCCAACATCCGCGCCGTGGTGATTGGCCTCGTGGCGCGCAGCAGCACGCGCGACTCGGGCGCGAACAAGGACATGATGAACGACATCCCCGCCTTCGGGCGCAAGCTCGTGCTGTCGGGCAAGGATCTCATCGAGCTGCCCGAGGAGGCGCTCACCACGGATCCCGTCACCAACAAGCCCATCGCGTACGGCTTCCGGCGCGTCGTGTCAGAAATGACGGTCCAGGTGCGTAACATGCGCTCCTCGGAGCTGCCGATGCCCGTCTACTCCCTGAACGCGGGCACTCCGGACGAGTGCAAGGGCAAGCTTCCCACGGACAACTTCAATTGCGCTGGCGGCTAG
- a CDS encoding pilus assembly FimT family protein: MKRTRRNSGFTIVEMATVVGIIAVLAALSYAALEVLPQRTRLTGGALEFAAVISSARSHAYGRNQRVAVILNADGPSLGEPIRYWVVVDPWSSITKTLETHSDWRSLKDLVPEAPAPSGAEYTVFDSGNFNATVRVLDMGFADAVGRVKHKGCSDALIDRIGLAKGPSTAASGVSYTFPPPFCSVPNDVACTFCSGDGTPANPLRGVILFEPDGSVTFANAKGVASKAGSASLTLRATGSGGTDSAQAIVMTNTGLVRTFSANSSR, from the coding sequence ATGAAGCGAACCCGTCGCAACTCCGGCTTCACCATTGTCGAGATGGCCACCGTGGTGGGCATCATCGCGGTGCTCGCCGCGCTCTCGTATGCCGCGCTGGAGGTGCTGCCCCAGCGCACGCGCCTGACGGGCGGGGCACTCGAGTTCGCCGCCGTCATCTCCAGCGCGCGCTCGCACGCCTATGGCCGCAACCAGCGCGTGGCGGTGATTCTCAACGCGGATGGTCCCAGCCTGGGCGAGCCCATCCGCTACTGGGTGGTGGTGGACCCGTGGTCCAGCATCACCAAGACGCTGGAGACCCACTCGGACTGGAGGTCGCTCAAGGACCTGGTGCCCGAGGCGCCGGCGCCCTCGGGCGCGGAGTACACGGTCTTCGACTCCGGCAACTTCAACGCCACGGTGCGCGTGCTGGACATGGGCTTCGCCGACGCGGTGGGCCGGGTGAAGCACAAGGGCTGCTCGGACGCGCTCATCGACCGCATCGGTCTGGCCAAGGGGCCGTCCACCGCGGCCTCGGGCGTGTCCTATACCTTTCCGCCGCCGTTCTGCTCGGTGCCCAACGACGTGGCGTGCACCTTCTGCTCCGGCGACGGCACGCCCGCCAATCCCCTGCGCGGCGTCATCCTGTTCGAGCCGGACGGCTCGGTGACCTTCGCCAACGCCAAGGGCGTGGCGTCCAAGGCGGGCTCGGCCTCGCTCACCCTGCGGGCCACGGGCTCGGGTGGCACGGACAGCGCCCAGGCCATCGTCATGACCAACACGGGTCTCGTGCGGACCTTCTCGGCCAACTCCTCGAGGTGA